Proteins found in one Aspergillus puulaauensis MK2 DNA, chromosome 8, nearly complete sequence genomic segment:
- a CDS encoding cupin domain-containing protein (COG:S;~EggNog:ENOG410PXPY;~InterPro:IPR014710,IPR011051,IPR013096;~PFAM:PF07883): MPNPLIVTMSPSPLPPLRRVVTTHNTPGQSIVASDTELASQILPHGPGSVTVWSSEVSPADVGSSDDKALCDPGFVNGGSIFRVVDLAPNSVSPLHRSISLDYIIVQKGSVVLTLEDGSRTKLKNGDFVIQRATMHGWDNETGEWARILAIMLPAEAPIVGGKELQADLAALFGTGS; this comes from the coding sequence ATGCCCAACCCATTAATTGTCACCATGTCGCCTTCGCCACTTCCACCGCTGCGCCGAGTTGTTACGACACACAATACCCCAGGCCAAAGTATCGTGGCTAGTGACACTGAACTCGCCTCGCAAATATTACCACACGGCCCCGGATCGGTCACAGTCTGGTCCAGCGAAGTCAGTCCGGCCGACGTGGGTTCGTCCGATGATAAGGCCCTTTGTGATCCCGGATTTGTCAATGGCGGCTCCATATTTCGGGTCGTGGATTTGGCGCCCAATTCGGTCAGCCCACTTCACCGTTCCATTTCGCTGGACTACATTATTGTACAAAAAGGGTCAGTAGTTCTCACTTTAGAGGACGGATCCAGGACGAAGCTTAAGAACGGGGACTTCGTTATTCAGCGGGCTACCATGCATGGATGGGACAACGAGACAGGTGAATGGGCTCGAATTCTTGCCATCATGCTGCCCGCAGAGGCGCCAATTGTTGGTGGAAAGGAGTTACAGGCAGATCTGGCTGCACTATTTGGAACTGGTAGTTAA
- a CDS encoding uncharacterized protein (COG:C,H;~EggNog:ENOG410Q9IN;~InterPro:IPR036188,IPR002938;~PFAM:PF01494;~TransMembrane:1 (o16-37i);~go_function: GO:0071949 - FAD binding [Evidence IEA]): MSTKQVSVPDDIETDIFVVGAGVTGLTFAGLLAAAGVRTFTIAKHSGTAPSPRAHVTNQRTMEIFRAMGIEERVREVSTPLPELGNGVICTSLTGLEVARYSCYGAGTRQLTDFAAASPVEMVNSPQHVLERVLLAHALEKGAEIRYYNELIDIQQTSEGVVGRVRERQTGAEYTVRAKYAIGADGGRSLVAQHAGIEFQGEHGLINMLTSWLEADVTPYTAYRPACIYMMAQPGNAFWVGSGTLVAVKPYTEWLLNRQYNAGDEPDLSEEAVIGYARKALGIPDLKVTVKNNSKWQVNNVYATKTSHGRIFLAGDAAHRHPPASGLGSNTCVQDAYNLAWKLGLVVSGKANDRMLQSYSQERQPVAEQIVKHAIQSLYNFARVPQALGFKQGQSTEEGYKSLEELFSDSPKAEKRRADLKEAVELQHRRSNALGLQLGYRYKSSDAIVYDGTPFAPYQRDPVLHYEPTTHPGAYLPHSWIQHKTKLISTLDIFEFGQFGLLVGIGGDPFVEAAKTVRQELGVQLPVYKLGYRCPYDDVLGEWYSVCEIGDRGALLVRPDRHIAWRTFDRPGDPTEALRSAFRQVLGL, from the coding sequence ATGTCTACCAAGCAAGTAAGTGTCCCCGACGACATAGAAACCGACATTTTTGTCGTCGGTGCCGGCGTGACCGGCCTGACCTTCGCAGGCTTGCTAGCCGCTGCCGGGGTGCGAACCTTCACCATAGCAAAGCACTCAGGGACAGCACCCTCGCCACGAGCCCATGTCACTAACCAACGGACTATGGAGATCTTCCGAGCTATGGGCATAGAAGAGCGGGTGCGCGAGGTGTCAACACCGCTGCCGGAACTGGGAAACGGGGTCATCTGCACCAGTCTGACTGGGTTGGAAGTAGCCCGGTACAGTTGTTATGGGGCTGGGACTCGTCAGCTTACCGACTTCGCAGCAGCGAGCCCGGTGGAAATGGTTAATTCACCACAACATGTTCTTGAACGGGTGTTGCTGGCACATGCACTCGAGAAAGGGGCCGAGATTCGTTACTACAACGAATTGATCGATATTCAGCAAACGAGCGAAGGCGTTGTCGGTCGGGTGCGAGAACGGCAGACTGGTGCTGAGTACACCGTCCGCGCCAAATATGCCATCGGAGCAGATGGTGGTCGGTCGTTGGTCGCCCAGCATGCAGGCATTGAATTCCAAGGCGAGCATGGGCTCATCAACATGCTCACGTCGTGGCTGGAAGCCGATGTCACGCCGTACACTGCGTACCGGCCCGCTTGCATCTACATGATGGCACAGCCTGGAAACGCATTCTGGGTGGGCTCTGGAACATTGGTTGCTGTCAAGCCTTACACTGAATGGCTCCTCAACCGACAATACAATGCCGGAGATGAGCCGGATCTCTCTGAAGAGGCGGTTATTGGGTACGCTCGTAAGGCCTTGGGAATTCCCGATCTCAAGGTCACGGTTAAGAACAACAGCAAATGGCAGGTCAACAACGTGTATGCCACCAAGACCTCCCACGGACGCATCTTTTTGGCCGGGGACGCGGCGCATCGGCACCCACCGGCTAGCGGATTGGGAAGCAACACCTGCGTTCAGGACGCGTACAATCTTGCCTGGAAGCTCGGGCTAGTGGTATCCGGCAAGGCGAATGATCGCATGTTACAGAGCTACAGCCAGGAACGGCAGCCTGTGGCCGAGCAAATTGTAAAGCATGCAATCCAGTCCCTGTATAACTTCGCGCGGGTGCCGCAAGCCCTAGGCTTCAAACAAGGCCAGTCAACCGAAGAGGGCTACAAGTCGCTGGAAGAACTTTTCTCGGACTCCCCGAAAGCAGAAAAACGTCGGGCAGACTTAAAGGAGGCAGTGGAGCTGCAGCATCGCCGGTCCAATGCTCTTGGTCTGCAACTAGGCTATCGGTATAAGAGCTCTGACGCGATTGTATACGATGGAACACCGTTCGCCCCATATCAACGTGATCCGGTGCTCCACTACGAACCCACAACACATCCGGGTGCCTATCTGCCACATTCTTGGATCCAACACAAAACCAAGCTCATATCCACGTTGGATATTTTCGAATTCGGCCAGTTTGGGCTTCTTGTCGGAATCGGGGGCGACCCATTTGTGGAGGCGGCGAAGACGGTGCGCCAAGAACTCGGGGTCCAGCTCCCGGTCTACAAGCTTGGATATCGCTGCCCATATGATGACGTGCTGGGAGAGTGGTACAGTGTATGTGAGATTGGGGATCGGGGTGCCCTCTTGGTACGACCGGATCGTCACATTGCCTGGCGCACATTTGATCGCCCTGGGGATCCGACTGAGGCCTTACGGTCTGCATTCCGTCAAGTACTTGGTCTTTAG
- a CDS encoding fumarylacetoacetate hydrolase family protein (COG:Q;~EggNog:ENOG410PK1J;~InterPro:IPR011234,IPR036663;~PFAM:PF01557;~go_function: GO:0003824 - catalytic activity [Evidence IEA]), translating into MVWSRIVRFVDGSGKTTFGEPCIEQSDDLIPLLSKRELFAIKLLGDDPYSLERTNETARVERLVSVLQEKDIAVFKCIGLNYVKHITETGRKPPPFPSMFMKPAPAVAGFNDYIRVPPIAQDKNLDYEGELSVVIGKTGKNISKDEAISYVAGYVSSNDVSARTWQRDPEFAGGIPQWSFAKSFDTFAPLGPMLVSPAVVGAADQLTLETLVNGEVRQYTNTSDLQFDVAAIISFLSQGSTLQKGTVIMTGTPGGVALGMAEPKWLRNGDVVEVRIEHLGSCVNKIVYE; encoded by the exons ATGGTATGGTCGCGGATCGTCAGGTTCGTTGACGGATCTGGAAAGACGACGTTCGGGGAGCCATGCATTGAGCAAAGCGACGACCTCATCCCCTTACTGAGCAAGAGAGAACTGTTTGCGATCAAGTTGTTAGGCGATGACCCTTACTCGTTAGAGCGGACCAATGAAACGGCAAGGGTCGAGCGCCTCGTTAGTGTCCTGCAGGAGAAGGATATTGCTGTCTTCAAGTGCATCGGTCTCAACTATGTCAAGCACA TCACGGAGACCGGTCGCAAGCCTCCGCCCTTTCCCTCGATGTTCATGAAGCCCGCTCCCGCGGTGGCCGGCTTCAATGACTACATACGGGTGCCTCCGATCGCACAGGATAAAAATCTGGACTATGAGGGCGAACTT TCTGTCGTCATCGGGAAGACGGGCAAGAACATCTCCAAGGACGAAGCCATCTCATACGTCGCCGGATATGTTTCCTCCAACGACGTGTCGGCCAGGACATGGCAACGCGATCCAGAATTCGCCGGTGGAATTCCCCAGTGGTCATTTGCCAAGTCGTTTGACACCTTTGCCCCTCTTGGTCCGATGTTGGTATCTCCAGCTGTGGTAGGCGCGGCGGATCAGCTGACGCTAGAAACTCTCGTGAATGGCGAAGTGCGTCAGTATACAAACACTAGTGATCTACAGTTTGATGTTGCTGCCATTATTAGCTTCTTAAGCCAAGGTTCAACTCTGCAGAAAGGCACTGTAATCATGACCGGAACCCCTGGTGGTGTGGCGTTGGGTATGGCGGAGCCGAAGTGGTTGCGGAACGGGGACGTTGTCGAAGTGAGGATTGAGCATCTAGGTAGCTGTGTGAATAAGATCGTTTACGAGTAA